A stretch of Mucilaginibacter terrae DNA encodes these proteins:
- a CDS encoding cell division protein FtsQ/DivIB: protein MNMGSKQLWKKIGVGFAWVASLSGLVVLMSFIGIKKAAVTCKGVKVYIPGNEYFIDQAEVDNILGVSSNTLVGRKIDQINIHDLENKLQRNPFIESAEVYADMDGLIKVEISQRHPILRILNRFDQDFYIDQHGVKVPLSNNFTAQVLVANGYIDELFANRLDTLHTRLAKDVFATADFIRKDTLWNAQIAQIYVNQNHEMELIPRVGNQRIMLGNADSLANKFHNLEIFYKQALPQVGWNKYKVINVKYANQVVGVKSETTMADSATVKKVAVAKPDSLKKKQALTDTTSQF, encoded by the coding sequence ATGAACATGGGCAGTAAGCAGCTTTGGAAAAAAATAGGGGTGGGCTTCGCCTGGGTGGCAAGCCTTAGCGGGTTGGTAGTGCTCATGAGTTTCATCGGTATAAAAAAGGCCGCAGTAACTTGTAAAGGCGTAAAGGTGTACATACCGGGTAACGAATACTTTATTGACCAGGCCGAAGTAGATAATATTTTAGGGGTAAGCAGCAACACGCTGGTAGGCCGTAAAATTGATCAAATTAATATACACGATTTAGAAAACAAATTACAGCGAAATCCATTTATTGAGTCAGCAGAGGTGTATGCCGATATGGACGGGTTGATTAAAGTAGAAATTAGCCAGCGTCACCCTATTTTACGCATTTTGAACCGTTTCGACCAGGATTTTTATATAGACCAGCATGGTGTTAAGGTGCCGTTGTCAAACAATTTTACGGCGCAGGTTTTGGTAGCCAATGGTTATATAGATGAATTATTTGCTAACCGATTAGACACCCTGCATACCCGGCTTGCAAAAGACGTATTCGCAACGGCTGATTTCATTAGGAAAGACACCTTATGGAACGCCCAGATAGCGCAGATCTATGTGAATCAAAACCACGAAATGGAGCTTATACCACGTGTAGGCAATCAGCGTATTATGCTGGGCAATGCCGATTCGTTGGCTAATAAGTTTCATAACCTGGAGATATTTTATAAACAGGCATTGCCACAGGTTGGGTGGAATAAGTACAAGGTTATTAATGTAAAATATGCCAACCAGGTGGTAGGTGTAAAAAGCGAAACCACTATGGCCGACAGTGCAACCGTGAAGAAAGTTGCCGTGGCCAAACCCGACTCATTGAAAAAGAAACAAGCGTTAACAGATACAACATCCCAATTTTAA
- the murC gene encoding UDP-N-acetylmuramate--L-alanine ligase has protein sequence MELSNIKQVYLVGIGGIGMSGLARYFNHLGCAVCGYDKTPTPLTDALQQEGVSIIFMDDVSLVPSVFNKPDQQTLIIYTPAIPKDSAVLNHFRTAGFELYKRSQVLGIISQSMFTVAVAGTHGKTTTSSLITHILTEAGKDCSAFLGGIASNYNSNVLYGNSNIVVVEADEYDRSFLTLHPDVAVITSMDADHLDIYGDHEHLTDSFKMFASQIKAGGKLIAKQGLPLAHTLTSYTIGAEAADAVGTNIRVENGNFYFDFESGDTVIKDIEMGIPGIHNIENAVAAIQVALFMDVEPAVAKAALASFKGVKRRFEYIVKTDEKVYIDDYAHHPEELKAALASVKKLYPERKLTVVFQPHLFTRTRDFADGFAGALDMADELLMLDIYPARELPIPGVDSAMVLNKMLLKEKYLLSKQEVIDYVQEQQPELLLTVGAGDIDQLVEPLKQALRS, from the coding sequence ATGGAGTTAAGTAACATAAAGCAGGTTTACCTGGTTGGAATAGGCGGAATAGGCATGAGTGGCCTTGCCCGTTATTTCAATCATTTGGGTTGTGCCGTTTGCGGTTACGATAAAACGCCTACACCATTGACTGATGCATTGCAACAGGAAGGTGTGTCTATCATTTTTATGGATGATGTAAGTCTTGTTCCGTCAGTGTTTAATAAACCTGATCAGCAAACGCTCATCATATATACCCCGGCTATTCCTAAAGATTCGGCTGTGTTGAACCATTTCCGCACGGCGGGTTTTGAGTTGTATAAGCGTTCGCAGGTATTGGGTATCATCAGCCAAAGCATGTTTACCGTTGCTGTTGCAGGTACGCATGGTAAAACCACTACATCGAGCCTCATAACACACATACTTACCGAAGCCGGTAAAGATTGCAGCGCATTTTTGGGTGGTATAGCATCAAACTATAACAGCAATGTGCTATACGGTAACTCGAACATTGTAGTGGTGGAGGCCGATGAGTATGATCGCTCGTTTTTGACCCTGCACCCTGATGTTGCGGTGATCACCTCAATGGATGCCGACCATTTAGACATATATGGCGACCATGAGCACTTAACCGACTCATTCAAAATGTTTGCCTCGCAAATTAAGGCAGGCGGTAAATTGATAGCTAAGCAGGGTTTGCCCTTAGCGCATACCTTAACCAGTTATACCATTGGTGCCGAAGCTGCCGATGCCGTAGGAACGAACATCAGGGTAGAGAACGGTAACTTCTATTTTGACTTTGAAAGCGGTGATACCGTTATCAAAGATATTGAGATGGGCATCCCGGGTATTCATAATATAGAAAACGCGGTTGCTGCCATACAGGTTGCCCTGTTTATGGATGTTGAACCGGCTGTGGCAAAAGCAGCGCTGGCTTCATTTAAAGGAGTTAAGCGTAGGTTCGAGTACATTGTTAAAACAGATGAAAAGGTTTACATTGATGATTACGCCCACCATCCCGAAGAATTAAAGGCAGCCTTGGCATCTGTGAAAAAGCTGTACCCCGAGCGTAAACTAACAGTTGTTTTTCAGCCGCATTTGTTTACCCGTACCCGAGATTTTGCCGATGGCTTTGCCGGGGCATTGGATATGGCCGATGAGCTGCTGATGCTGGATATATACCCGGCACGCGAGCTACCCATACCGGGAGTTGATTCGGCCATGGTATTAAACAAAATGCTACTAAAAGAAAAGTACCTGTTAAGCAAACAGGAAGTTATTGATTACGTACAAGAGCAGCAACCGGAGTTATTATTAACTGTTGGTGCCGGAGATATTGACCAATTAGTGGAACCCTTAAAACAAGCTTTACGATCATGA
- the murG gene encoding undecaprenyldiphospho-muramoylpentapeptide beta-N-acetylglucosaminyltransferase: MSNEQGNSTEQKLPLQGAGGIPLRIIISGGGTGGHIFPAVAIANALKKLAPDTEILFVGANGRMEMEKVPAAGYKIIGLDIQGIQRKAVWKNFLFPIKLINSISKAAKIIKDFKPDAAVGVGGYASGPLLYAASLKGIPTLIQEQNSYAGITNKWLSKKAQKICVAFDEMDRFFPAEKIIKTGNPVRRESVDTDGRLEEALHNFQLSPNKKTILVTGGSLGARTLNNSVMAGLDKLIAADVQLIWQTGKVYYKGIMERLGENYHPNIRILEFLNRMDLAYAAADVIISRAGAGTIAELCIVGKPVILVPSPNVAEDHQTKNAMALVQNKAAVFITDADAPEKLVARALDLLKNKEEQATLSANIGKLALPNADEVIAQHVVDIIKESKR; encoded by the coding sequence ATGTCGAACGAGCAAGGAAATAGTACCGAACAAAAACTTCCCCTTCAGGGGGCAGGGGGAATACCGCTCCGCATCATCATTAGTGGTGGTGGTACGGGTGGGCACATCTTCCCGGCGGTGGCTATTGCCAATGCTTTAAAAAAGCTTGCCCCCGATACCGAGATATTGTTTGTAGGAGCCAATGGCCGCATGGAAATGGAAAAGGTTCCGGCGGCCGGCTACAAAATTATCGGGCTCGATATACAAGGCATACAGCGCAAGGCGGTATGGAAGAATTTTTTGTTCCCCATAAAACTCATTAACAGCATTAGCAAGGCCGCTAAAATTATTAAAGATTTTAAACCCGACGCTGCTGTGGGTGTGGGTGGTTATGCATCAGGTCCGTTGCTATACGCGGCATCATTAAAAGGTATACCAACGCTTATACAGGAGCAAAACTCTTACGCAGGTATCACCAATAAATGGCTCAGCAAAAAGGCGCAAAAAATATGTGTTGCTTTTGATGAGATGGACAGGTTTTTCCCGGCCGAAAAGATTATTAAAACCGGTAACCCTGTTAGGCGCGAATCGGTTGATACGGATGGCAGGTTAGAGGAGGCGTTGCATAATTTCCAGCTATCGCCCAATAAAAAAACCATTTTGGTTACCGGCGGAAGCCTGGGCGCACGTACGCTTAATAATAGTGTAATGGCTGGTTTAGATAAGCTGATAGCTGCCGATGTGCAATTGATATGGCAAACCGGTAAGGTTTACTACAAAGGTATTATGGAGCGTTTGGGCGAAAACTATCACCCTAACATTCGCATACTGGAATTTTTAAACCGCATGGATTTGGCTTATGCCGCGGCCGATGTAATTATATCACGCGCCGGTGCAGGTACAATTGCTGAGTTATGCATTGTAGGAAAGCCGGTTATCCTGGTGCCTTCGCCAAACGTGGCCGAAGACCATCAAACCAAAAATGCGATGGCTTTGGTACAAAACAAGGCTGCTGTATTTATTACCGATGCCGACGCCCCCGAAAAACTCGTGGCCCGTGCATTGGATTTATTAAAGAATAAAGAAGAACAAGCAACCCTAAGCGCCAACATTGGCAAACTGGCATTGCCCAACGCCGATGAAGTAATTGCGCAGCATGTGGTTGATATTATAAAAGAGAGTAAACGATAA
- a CDS encoding FtsW/RodA/SpoVE family cell cycle protein: MHRILSRTKGDRWIWLIVIVLSVISLLAVYSSTGTLAYKQGKANEAFLMKHLFMMLGGIALMYISHKLDYRYYAGISKMLMVITIPLLLYTLIFGNHVNDASRWIAIPGTGLTFQTSDLAKLALITYLARTLSRKQENIKDVKQSFIPIMGSVCVVFILIALANLSTALMLFGVSILLLIIGRISVKQIAVVCLAGAVLLAGVVLLGPRRATYMSRVETYLHPEKVDKDKSFQSDHAKIAIATGGVAGKGPGNSTERNFLPHPYSDFIYATIVEEYGMIGGLFIIVIYLFLLYRCIKIVTKAPKAFGALLAAGLSFSLTIQAFANMAVAVGLGPVTGVPLPLVSMGGTSILFTSVAFGIILSVSRHIDENEALKVSGAKEGGSNKIVVGEILEVA; this comes from the coding sequence ATGCACAGAATATTAAGTAGAACCAAAGGCGACAGGTGGATATGGCTCATCGTGATAGTACTATCGGTAATATCGCTTTTAGCTGTTTACAGTTCTACCGGTACGCTGGCTTATAAGCAAGGAAAGGCGAATGAGGCATTCCTCATGAAGCACCTGTTTATGATGCTGGGTGGTATTGCGTTAATGTATATTTCGCATAAGCTCGATTACCGTTATTATGCCGGTATCTCAAAAATGCTGATGGTTATTACCATCCCGTTGCTGTTATATACTTTGATTTTTGGTAACCACGTAAATGATGCAAGTCGTTGGATAGCAATACCCGGAACAGGTTTAACTTTCCAAACTTCCGATTTGGCTAAACTGGCTTTAATTACCTATTTGGCCCGCACACTATCGCGCAAGCAGGAAAATATAAAGGACGTTAAGCAATCGTTCATTCCTATCATGGGGTCGGTATGTGTGGTTTTTATCCTGATTGCGCTGGCTAACCTTTCAACCGCATTGATGCTGTTTGGTGTAAGCATCTTGTTGTTGATCATTGGTCGTATTAGTGTTAAGCAAATAGCCGTAGTGTGTTTGGCCGGAGCTGTATTGCTGGCGGGCGTAGTATTGTTAGGTCCGCGCCGTGCAACGTATATGTCACGTGTTGAAACCTATCTGCACCCTGAAAAGGTAGACAAAGACAAGTCGTTTCAAAGCGACCATGCTAAAATTGCCATTGCAACAGGCGGCGTAGCAGGTAAAGGACCGGGTAACAGTACCGAGCGTAACTTTTTACCACACCCGTATTCCGATTTTATCTATGCCACCATTGTAGAAGAATATGGTATGATAGGTGGTTTATTTATCATCGTGATATACCTGTTCTTATTATACCGCTGTATAAAAATTGTGACCAAAGCGCCCAAAGCCTTTGGTGCCTTACTGGCTGCAGGGTTAAGTTTTAGCTTAACTATACAGGCATTTGCCAATATGGCTGTGGCTGTGGGTTTAGGTCCGGTAACAGGTGTGCCGTTGCCGCTGGTGAGTATGGGTGGTACATCAATACTGTTTACCAGCGTGGCCTTTGGTATCATATTATCAGTAAGCCGCCATATTGATGAAAACGAGGCACTGAAAGTGAGCGGAGCAAAAGAAGGCGGAAGTAATAAGATAGTAGTAGGAGAGATACTGGAAGTAGCTTAA